The DNA segment TCCGGTCCGCACGCAGGCGTTCGTCGAGGTCGTCGGCCACCAGCGTGGACCTGTCGACGGCGCCCGTCCGGTAGGCGGAACGTCCGAAGAGCTGGGACAGCACCGGCGCGGTGATCACCTGGAAAAGGCCCGCGATGACGAGCCCGACCGCGTATTTGGGTTCGAGCCGCACGGCCGCACCGGCGAGGATCAGCAGCAAACCCAGCGTCTGCGGTTTCGTCGCGGCCTGGAGCCTGCTCACCGCGTCGGGCAGCCGCAGCACGCCGTAGGCACCCACGACACAGAACAGCGCACCGGAGATCAGCAGGACGGCGCAGATCCAATCACGGACCGTCATCGGTACTCCTCTCTGCGCTCGATGAGCCGCAGCACGGAGATCGACCCGACGAAGCCGAGCAACGCGACCGACACGATCAGCGCGATGTACAAGCCGCTCGACGTCATGGCCATGGTCACCGCCGTTCCAGCGACGATGAGCACCACGAGCACGTCGATGGCAAGGATGCGGTCGAGCGTGCGCGGACCGCGGATGAGCCGCACGAGCAGCAGCAGGCCCGCCAGCGAGAGCAGGCCGAAGGTGATCGCGAAGACGATGCTCATTCTGCCTCCACAGTGGATCGGACCCGCCGCGCCTTCGCCTGTTCGGCTCGCTCGCGCACGGTGTCGGATTCGTCGGCGCCGCCGTAGGCGTAGATCACGCGCACCTGCAAGTCCAGCGCGTCGTCGAAGATCTTGTCCGTGTCGGCCTTCGACCTCACACCCAGTACGTACACGTACCAGACGGCGCGCCTGCGATCGATTTGCAGGACGAATTTGCCAGGCCCCAGCGAAAGCACGTTGGCGGCCGAGGCGATCACATGGTCCACATCGGACAAGACGGGCACGGCGACGATGG comes from the Prauserella marina genome and includes:
- a CDS encoding Na+/H+ antiporter subunit E, whose protein sequence is MKRLSPALFLWLVIVWLALWGTLDLSTAFFGVLLSLIVLLLFPLPAHRWNIFKHPVRLIGLGAYLVWDIVLSAVRLGWDQWRDGDDIKAAIVAVPVLSDVDHVIASAANVLSLGPGKFVLQIDRRRAVWYVYVLGVRSKADTDKIFDDALDLQVRVIYAYGGADESDTVRERAEQAKARRVRSTVEAE
- a CDS encoding monovalent cation/H+ antiporter complex subunit F yields the protein MSIVFAITFGLLSLAGLLLLVRLIRGPRTLDRILAIDVLVVLIVAGTAVTMAMTSSGLYIALIVSVALLGFVGSISVLRLIERREEYR
- the mnhG gene encoding monovalent cation/H(+) antiporter subunit G, which translates into the protein MTVRDWICAVLLISGALFCVVGAYGVLRLPDAVSRLQAATKPQTLGLLLILAGAAVRLEPKYAVGLVIAGLFQVITAPVLSQLFGRSAYRTGAVDRSTLVADDLDERLRADRS